A window of the Aliivibrio salmonicida LFI1238 genome harbors these coding sequences:
- a CDS encoding glycosyltransferase family 4 protein: protein MNKSNHILVLDPIAYAGGSKVATREMLDLLDRKSNHITILTANPCSWLLRNVEIVKMSHPNWLPLSEQGKGYWLRQFYFCFWLIYTRIFYGKIHIAVGASGPGIDMPIYLMKWLFGYQITQLIHGPVGLSRSIGLCLCHAEHVFYLKSALPSLVAAIKQVWRKESEQIQQQKQEDLLTTHHFDSFVNGIGKKNLPSQCQYHSPCVFWAASTLKWKGLDLLLEAIISTPKEQRTPTKICYLTPENNVLPTISAPQDIDGIIWYHQPSNLNDLRKRSNIFVSTSHQEPFGLSILEALMAGMCVIIPSDGAFWDLVLTHNENCLKYQANDIPALQHRIAQASTQPNLLKKLGASGAHLTQGYRAEHCYLAITQAMEKKSHPIIKLNEVEQ, encoded by the coding sequence ATGAATAAATCCAATCATATTTTGGTTCTCGACCCGATTGCTTATGCGGGAGGCTCAAAAGTCGCCACTCGCGAAATGTTGGACTTACTCGATAGAAAAAGCAATCACATCACCATTCTTACCGCAAACCCGTGCTCTTGGCTATTAAGAAATGTCGAAATAGTGAAAATGTCCCACCCAAACTGGCTTCCTTTATCAGAACAGGGAAAAGGGTATTGGCTAAGACAATTCTATTTTTGTTTTTGGCTAATTTACACTCGAATTTTTTATGGAAAAATACACATTGCTGTAGGTGCTTCAGGGCCGGGGATTGATATGCCAATCTACTTAATGAAATGGCTATTTGGTTACCAAATTACTCAACTTATTCATGGACCTGTTGGGTTGTCACGATCCATTGGATTGTGCCTTTGCCATGCCGAGCATGTCTTCTATTTAAAAAGCGCTTTACCTTCATTAGTTGCGGCTATCAAACAAGTATGGCGAAAAGAATCAGAGCAAATTCAGCAACAAAAGCAAGAAGACTTACTTACCACTCATCACTTTGATTCTTTCGTAAATGGGATTGGTAAAAAAAATCTACCTTCACAATGCCAGTATCACTCACCATGCGTATTTTGGGCTGCTTCAACCTTAAAATGGAAAGGACTCGATTTATTACTTGAAGCGATAATAAGTACCCCAAAAGAACAACGAACACCAACAAAAATATGCTATTTAACACCAGAAAACAATGTATTACCTACCATATCAGCACCACAAGATATAGACGGTATCATCTGGTATCACCAACCATCAAACCTCAATGATCTACGAAAAAGAAGTAATATTTTTGTATCCACAAGTCATCAAGAACCTTTTGGTCTTTCTATTCTAGAAGCTCTAATGGCGGGTATGTGCGTCATTATTCCTTCCGATGGCGCATTTTGGGATCTTGTGTTAACGCATAACGAGAACTGCCTAAAATATCAAGCCAATGATATTCCAGCCCTTCAACATCGAATTGCTCAAGCCAGCACTCAACCGAATCTCTTAAAGAAATTAGGGGCATCAGGGGCTCACCTTACTCAAGGTTATCGTGCAGAACACTGCTATTTGGCGATTACACAAGCAATGGAAAAAAAATCACACCCAATTATCAAGTTAAATGAGGTGGAACAATGA
- a CDS encoding glycosyltransferase family 4 protein translates to MSTKSKTTLLFVHYGDDWIRGSEICLINLIKSINHQKFECILWCNQQRLADEVNKQVSAVYVTPFTLLLGWKAPKFSLSNWYQLYQQGKEIVDTHQVDLIHCNSAAPCQWMNPVARHTHTPLITHLHTQYPLRDRLTLGIHFSPSLITVSNAIGEELLHDGYNRKNLTVIPNSIDTTKLNAQRTTPLRQQLGIDSSAFVLATSGSLIHRKGVDLIIDSLHKLDAVMLNIHLIVIGEGEERAQLEQQANHLQLHNNIHFLGERDNVVGLLKSGMNAYISGARDEAFGLALIEASLAKLPVIAPMVGGIPEVISHYETGFLTQPNDSESFAKAIMVFIQNPRLTKEMGVKGKEIVYRNFTLPEYAKQFEKHYEQQLNTSNEETYSRPLWAAITPIFSRLRYMSTLFFHHHIVSSFGVNETLSKETHHE, encoded by the coding sequence ATGTCAACCAAATCAAAAACAACATTATTGTTTGTGCATTATGGCGATGATTGGATCAGAGGCAGTGAAATCTGCTTGATTAATCTCATCAAAAGCATTAATCATCAAAAATTTGAGTGCATCCTTTGGTGTAACCAACAGCGCCTTGCCGATGAAGTAAACAAGCAAGTCAGCGCCGTTTATGTCACCCCCTTCACTTTATTATTAGGGTGGAAAGCACCTAAATTCTCATTATCTAATTGGTATCAGCTATACCAACAAGGTAAAGAGATTGTGGATACTCATCAGGTTGACTTAATTCACTGTAACAGTGCCGCACCATGTCAGTGGATGAACCCAGTGGCACGCCACACTCATACGCCTTTAATTACTCACTTACACACCCAATACCCACTTCGTGACCGCTTAACCTTAGGCATTCATTTTAGCCCTAGCCTTATTACGGTAAGTAACGCGATAGGTGAAGAATTGCTTCATGATGGATACAACCGAAAAAACCTAACCGTTATCCCTAATAGTATTGATACTACAAAATTAAATGCTCAACGCACGACCCCATTACGTCAACAACTGGGAATAGACAGTAGCGCCTTTGTTTTGGCAACATCAGGATCATTAATTCATAGAAAAGGCGTTGATCTAATTATTGATAGCTTGCATAAATTGGATGCTGTCATGCTTAACATTCATTTGATTGTTATCGGCGAAGGAGAAGAACGAGCACAATTAGAGCAACAAGCAAACCACCTTCAACTCCATAATAACATTCATTTTTTAGGCGAACGAGACAACGTTGTTGGTCTTCTAAAAAGTGGCATGAATGCTTATATTAGTGGCGCAAGAGACGAAGCATTTGGCCTTGCTCTTATTGAAGCCTCTTTAGCCAAGTTACCGGTCATTGCTCCAATGGTTGGAGGCATTCCAGAAGTGATTTCCCATTATGAAACCGGGTTTCTCACTCAACCAAACGACAGTGAATCATTTGCAAAAGCGATCATGGTTTTTATTCAAAACCCACGTTTAACAAAAGAGATGGGAGTCAAAGGAAAAGAAATTGTATATCGAAACTTCACTTTGCCTGAATACGCAAAACAATTTGAAAAACACTACGAACAACAACTAAACACCTCAAATGAAGAGACTTATTCTCGACCATTATGGGCCGCAATTACGCCTATTTTCAGTCGTCTTCGTTATATGTCCACGCTGTTTTTTCATCATCATATTGTCTCTAGCTTCGGTGTAAATGAAACCCTAAGTAAGGAGACTCATCATGAATAA